The Glycine soja cultivar W05 chromosome 9, ASM419377v2, whole genome shotgun sequence sequence ATGGGAATCACAAACCGCTTCTGTTTCTCTCCAATATACACTGCGAGATAGCCCTTTGGGACTTCCAAAGATTTTGAAGCTGCTTGGCAAGCTGCAAATGATGCTCATCGAATATCAGGTAAATGGAAACCCATTTTTTGTGCTTGTTTTAAAGGAAGAagaacaatttaaaatttagagaaTGAACCTAAATGTGGATGCTTGAGGATGCAAATGGCTTGGGTTGTTTGAGCCAACCTTTATTTCAAGGTTTGTTGAGTCAAGCTGAAGAAGAATTTAGGTATGACCATCCAATGGGTGGTCTCACAATTCCTTGTGGAGAAGCTGTGTTCATTGATACCATTTCTCGCTTGAATAGTTGCTAATTAATCCCATGAAGATGAAACTGGCATAGATATAGACTAAACTTTAGCATTTGTTGTAACATAGTTTCTTAGCTTGAAGATATTCTCTCCCTCCATTTTTATTATCTTGGCaagtgtaaaaatatatatatctgaATGAGAAGTTTCCTACTAGAaattttttcttacattttcTCTACATTTATCtatctgaaaataatttttgaaaagaaattaattagctaaaaatatgttgattgaaattaaataattattttttagagtaAATCAAATAATTCTTAATGtacaaaattgaaataaaacaattaactCTTTATTTTACAGCTAAGTTCAATGAAAAATAGCTACTACCTAAAGAGGCGGGAAGAGAAGAAACATAGTCTAAATTAAATGATTGACGTAAAGGAGaaataaagaagaaacataGAAGTCACTGAAAAATAGAATTCTTTGTGAACCTGAACCACTTTAATTTTATCTGGCTCCTAGATCTTTGTGAACCACCCCTACTTAGTGCATGGTAGTCACTGAAACATGGCCTGACACGAGATCGAATTTCATCCATAGAAGTCTTTGTGAACCACACAACTGAATCACTCATATGAGGGAGACCCCATTTCCATATATGATAAACATAAACGGTTTGTGGTTTCTTTTAGTCAAGCAGCAGCGCCATTTTTCACATGATCAGTAGTTGGTTTTACAGCCAATATGCTAGTGACTGGTTTTCTTCATTAATTGAATACTCTTCAAACCTTGAACCATTTGAAGATATTACCAGTCTggaggaaaacaaaaattaagcatcttaattcatgcattcattgctccatttttccttccttctctaatgttacaaaattaaaaaaccaaaataggaaacctctctctctctctctctctctcataaaattgaaatataattatgtGATCTTCATAAGATATTACAAGTAATCCATGCCTGCTAAGAAACAGTCAAACTGTAATTGCCAATTGGCCTTCAGTTGTTTAGCATTAGCCCCGAAATCTGATATATACTGCAATGatcaatgattttttattttttaagttaagaATTATGGATAATCGTTGTAAATATAAGACAAACAATATATCAAATGAATATGAAATTTCATTATCCATGGATGTTATTCATTGAAATTAATGGGAACAAGAATCCTTCATATATTAAGTCCATTATAAGTGCCTTGGCAGTTAGCAGGGACAGCTTCTTGTGTATGATTGGATCCacgaattttaattttatgtttgtgtgtcaatataaaaccaaaaaaaccTTTGAAACCCATCCCAAATAAATTGATGTTTCTCTTTGACCGAAGCAAGATACTATTTAGCTCTGCCCTGCCTTCCCAGACTGTGAAGCACTGGTATTTATGCTGTGGAAATTATGAGAACAATCaagccttttcttttttttgcaacAAGCAACCTTCTAATCCTGTCTATGGTTATAATTGCAAGGAGAAGTGAACATAATAAATGATAAACAGAAGTACTTAGCAATTGAATTTGTTGTCATTACTCAAAAATTGGTAACAATTGTTACACGCTAGAGAACATGCCTATATTGTACAAAATGTATCTACTAATCTATGTTAGTTTCCTAAAGTGTGGGATTTATTGTTCATTTAAGCGAGAAGTTGTCTGTTGGAAGACATCTTCACTGCAAGGAATTGTGAGGCCACCCATGGGATGATCATATCCAAACTCTTCCTCAGCTTGACTCAATAAGTCTTGGAATGAAGGTTGGTTTAAGTATGATATGGGGATCACGAACCTCCTCATATTTTCTCCAACATAGACTGCAACATAGCCCTTCGGAACTTGTACTGATTTTGAAGCTGCTTGGTTAGCGTTGAATGATGCCCGTCGAATGGCAGGAAAACGGAAACCCATTTTTGTGCTTGTTTGAAGGAAGAAGAACCCAAATGTTGATGCTTAAGGATGCAAATGGCTTGCGTTGCTGTTGAAGGCAAAAGATAGTGTATATATAGCTTTTAAAATTCCCTATAAACCAATTTCCAGAGAAAGTGACTGTTAAAATAAAGGAAGGAGGGTCTACATGTGAGGTATCACGTGGAGTTGTCTTCAGTACTAGTGTCAATCATAAAGTAGTGTGTAACCCCAACTTATCAAAACAATGGCCAACTTATATAAAGCCTCCACATGCATGTAACCCAATAAGATTGACGTGCCTAAGTGAGAACCTATATAAGGTTTGTTCATGCATTAATTGGTATTCCATACTTTTGCAAACATGCTTTGGACATGTTTTCTTCACGTGGCCTAATATTGATCGAAGTACAGCTGGATGGTAATTCTGGCTGTTGAATCGTTAGCGAGAGATCATAGACCAATATATATGTTCCTGAGATAAGGTTTGAGATCATTAGTCTACTTTATTTCAAGTGGACTCACTTTGAAAGGTTGGACATGCCACATTGATTCCCGAGAAAGTCCTCCAAGGCCACATCATATGTCCTTGTCTCCCTGTTGGTCCCATGACTCTTATCTCATAGCCCTCCTCCTTCAACCATTCAAGTTGCCAACGATatcttactattttttttttttatctttatatattaaCGGATGCAAGCATTTATATTAGGACAACACAAAATATTCACATCCTAAAGCAtttgaattgaatttcaaaaactAGCATCTTATTACAGGTCTCTTCCCAAGTATCAACACATATAACAATGGGTTTTTGTCTTTGCAATTTagcctttgttttttattttcgtccttgtaaaacaaattaacagcaaaaactgttttaaatagtaaaaaaaaatattatctaaagcgttttaaggataaaaaaaataaaacaaacacattttataaaaactaaaagaaaaaaatacaagaacaaaaatgaaaaaaatgctaaactgcatggacaaaaaaatatttaattaattaattaatcacttAATTGACAACAGATattcaacaaaaattttattatatcagggatcaatgcaaaaaaaatttattggaaacctaaaacaaaatttagttatttttaaggaccaaaaatatatttaagttaattttttaacaccTGATCATTAAATTAACAGTAGagatccaaaacaaaaaaattagtataCCAAGGATCTAgcacaaaaaatattaagaattcaaaagaaaattcatcctTGATCAAggaacatatttaagcctttcatttatttatataatgcatagttaataattttatttaaatttgatgcattgggatttttttattctaattaacacatttttaacaaatttcttatttaataattacgTTCTGTTATCGTAATATTTTTGGCCATATATAATTACATGCACCTTTCCCACTTTCAGAAAACAAGGGGAAGAAAATCGATTTTATAAGTGAAAAtaattcttgttttctttttcggaggatcaagaaaagaattaattttcagttttatcatttgaagAAGCTAAAGTGAACATTCTGCTTGTTAGTGCCTTCAATTTTCAGATTGAATAAATGAAAATGTGAGAAAAAACATGTTCCTAGACTGCTCATTCAGATGAACATTTGCCCAAGTAAGAtaacaaaaaagagagaatattttCAAGGTAATTAGCcacaatgttaaaaaaattgggtCTACACGTCTACATATCAGCCTCGTGTACATCGGATTAGCACCTATTCAATGTATTTAAGAACACATCTTCTCTGCAAGGAATTGTGAGACCACCCATTGGATGGTCATAACCGAATTCTTCCTCAGTTTGACTCAACAAATCTTGAAATGAAGGTTGGTTCAAATATGATACAGGGATCACAAACCGCTTCATTTTCTCTCCAACATAGACTGCAAGGCAGCCCTTTGGCACATCCACACCATTTGAAGATGCTTGGTCTGCTGCAAATGATGCCTTTTTGATACCGCGTAAATGAAAACCCATTGTTATATGCGTTGATACTTGGGAAGAGAAAGTTGAAAATAAGGACTTGTAAATAAGATGCAagtttttgaaattcaaatgcttTAGGATGTGAATATTTTTGGTGTCCTAAATGCTTGCAACCAAAGatatatataaagatgaaaGAACTTGTAAGAAATCGGTAGCTACATGGATGATTGAGGGGTGAGGGCTATGATATAATTAGAGTCATGGGATCCACAGGGAGACAATGGCACATATGGTGTTGCCTTGGAGAACTTTCTCAAGGATGAATGCAACATGTTACAGTAGATAATACGTACGGGCCCCACCTTCTGGAGCGAATCCACTTGAAATAGAACAAACATATGATCTCTTGCTATCCATAGCCTTACAAAATTCATCGGCCAGAAATTACTTTCTTTCCAGCTATAGTACAACATTAAGCATTAATTTAGGCAGCGTTGTCAACATGACGTAAACATGTCCAAAGCATGTttacaaaattatgaaatacCAATTAATGCATGAATAAAGGTTTGGTTTCACTTAGGCACGTTATGGTTAGTGTGCCATTGTTTTGATAAGGTGGGGTTAAACACGCGCGTACGTCTACACAACTTTATCCCTGATAGTGGCAACACCATGTCCACGTGATATCTCATGTGTTTGCCCTCCATCCTCTAACAATCATTTTCTGTGAATTTAGTTTCTACGGAATctttaaaactatatatatacactatcCTTTGCCTTCACAAACAACACAAGTCATTGGCATCCTCAAGCACCAACTTTTAGATTCATTATTTGTAAATTTGagattttcttcttccttcaaaCAAGGACAAAAATGGGTTTCCGTTTACCTGCTATTCGACGGGCATCATTCACAGCTTCAAAATCTATACAAGTCCCAAAGGGATATCTTGCAGTTTATGTTGGAGAGAAACAGAAGCGGTTTGTGATCCCCATATCATACTTGAACCAACCTTCATTCCAAGAGTTGTTGAGTCAAGCTGAGGAAGAGTTTGGCCTCACAATTCCTTGCAGTGAAGATGTCTTCCTATATTTAACTTCTCACTTGAGTGGATAATACGTACATCTCACTGCAGGAGACTGACGTAGATTAGTGGAGACATTTTATACAATAGCCATCTTCTCAGTTGGTAAAGATTATCCCATTTTTTAGCAATGACAACGAATTCAATTGCTAAGTACTCTGTTCATTGATTACAATGTTCACTTTTCTCTGCAATTTGAACTTGGCATAGTCAGGATTAgtatttatcaataatatttattcaatttactGTTCTGTTCTCATCAATTTCAATGGATAACATCTATAACTAACTGTGACACCTTCTaccccatacatatatgtattaacaataaaaggaataagaaattataattaattaaaagttcttaaaacacatttaaataaaatcctttcaaaaggataaaaagttcacatttatttttctcgcatcataataaaacttgttcaaataaataataaaatcattttggatcaaacaaggtcgtccaagacttcacgcaactaatataaaaacttatatcccaatgtcacatcctatcagaatATTGTGTTTCCACGTCCTCTAGCATAAGGTTTTCCATAGTCATTCACCTAACTATCTACTttcacgaacacaaagttcgagatcattacaggatccaaacacaaataacacacgAGGAGTGAGTTCTCACATTTCTAACTAATATAGAGAAAcgagacaactagatatacaaaTCATGTAAATGAGAtataacttacttaaacatagctcacgtaattccaccactttgtcgtgTAACATCACATGACAACACAAtacgtctcattcattttcacattattcacgtactcaaagatcaaaacacaatatcacgaaatcaatcaatattaataaatacacaagtgttatgcaatagatacactaagactcaagcctatatgcaatctgatatcatgtcagtgaaaaaccaccctaggacgcttaggagtacataacaagtcACACCATACAAtgagtatgtcaggtcactctcactaagtaaaattatAAAGTGACCAGTCACGGTCACTCcgttttgcaagaatgctccaatcatatAGGATCAACATATGtttaaaggaacactcaaatcgagtgtctttacccccaaggcttagactctgaagaatccgttagggcatcaccttcctgattcatgTCCAactcctaaaatattttttacacacaaacactgctcatgaattatacaatacccatgatctcacactcgtgtttcaaacacgtttaacacgtTAAAAACAAGGGAAAagtatagggattaaaaatataattaacccaaaaatatattttgacattgtcttgaataaatttatctttctcTTTGGTCCTAGGAAAAATACTTTTGTTTTATCCTTGATAGAAATCATGTTTGCTTTTCTTACAGCAAATAACCTTGCTCACACAGGGAGAAATGATTATTGTAACAAATGAACAATAAAAGCTCTTGAGTAGTTAAATTCATAGTaactacaaatttttaaaaaattctgtaTAAATTTGTACTTCTAATTAACGGTCTTTCCCACTATTTCTTGAGAAAAGGGAGACTTTTACAAGTTGAAAAGATGCCTATGGTACAAAATGTCTAGACTAATCTATGTCAGTCTATAAGTTATATGTTGGAAGACATCTTCACTGCAATGAATTGTAAGACAACCCATGGGATGATCATATCCAAACTCTTCCTCAACTTGACTCAACAACTCTTGGAAAGAAGGTTGGTTCAAGTATGATACAGGGATCACAAAGGGCttcattttctctccaaaaGACAGCAAGATAGCCCTTTGGCGTGTCTAATGCTTTTAAAGACACTAATTGGTTTGCAGCAGATGATGCCCTTCGGATACCTAATAAATGAAAACCCATTGTTGTATAGTATGTGTTGGGACTTGAGAAGGTAATGGTCTAAATAGACTTGGAAGTGGAGGGTTTTCGAATTTTGAATGCTTCAGGAtatgaatgatttttttggtCCTAAATGCTTGTAGCCAtgaatatagatagatagatagatagataacaGGATATGTAAGAAACCGTTGGCTACATGAATTATCTGTGAAGGAGGGCTATGAGATAGGAGTAATGGGACCGACTAAGAGACAAGGGCATATGGAGTTGTCTTAGAAGACTTTCACAATAATCAACGTATCATGTTAAGAACTATGGACCACAGCTTCTGAAGTGAAGGCCAACAGATTTCCCCACTTGAAAAGAAACATATatctatgaaaaagaaaatataattggaTCATGTTGACAACTATTAAAGGAAGGCCCAGCAGAAAACTTAATGTATGCGAGTTTTAGATGTCAATCAGGTCTGCATAAGGTTTACTGCTTGCTAATTGTCACTATGATAATAGTCAGTACATCATAGAATATATCTTATTTAAAGAAGCAGGTGACATGTCTAAAGCCTGTCCACCATTGGATTAgctatatcacaattaaggaaTGAACACACATCGGGTTCTCGGGTGGAAAATTGGTTGGCCATTATCACAGAAGGTGGGATATGCACACCCATTGAACTTCCTAATCCTTGAAAGAGACCTGTGAGACAATATCATGTGATCCTTTGTCCCTTAGTAGACCtcatcaaaaaataattcattgtgGAATAGGATTGCAGAGGCCATTGGGAactatatataaactatttCTTGGGTTCTCAAGCAACACAAGTCATTGCATTTCTCAAGTATcagaattcaaatatttctttcatATACAATTAGTCCTTTGCACTATTTGTTGTGTTGAGCAACAGAATACAATGGGTTTCCGCATAGCAGGTATTATTAGACGGGCATCATTTTCTACAACCCAAGCAGCCTCCAAGAGGGTTGAAGTTCCCAAAGGCTATCTTGCAGTTTATGTTGGTGATAAGATGAGGCGGTTCATGATTCCAGTATCATACTTGAACCAACCTTCATTTCAAGAATTATTAAATCAAGCTGAAGAAGAATTTGGATATGATCATCCAACTGGTGGTCTCACAATTCCATGTCAGGAGGATGAGTTCCTAAATGTCACCTCTCGCTTGAATGAGTTGTAAATCATGTTAATGGAGACTGAGATAGATTAGATGAGACAAATTTTTACAGTAGGCACATTCTTTTATTGTAAaggttttccattttctttccttGTATGATTCCAAAGGAAGATGAATGAGAATACAACACAAGACATAGTGtaaacacttttttcttttgccaaatcccaactaattttaaaattattatcaaatttcaGTGGATATATATCAGGCTATCAGCATATATTAGAGATTAATGGTTGGTACTGCTGccctattttaatttcaatatacgTCCTTGATCACAAACAAGGAATCCATAACACAATTGTCATGAAACAGAATTAGACACTTGTtgctacaatttttttataattcatggCTCATTGAGTTCCTGCTTTAAGGAACACATAGTAACTATCTTCAGTTATACTCCCTATTGTTCTACTACCCTTTATCACCataaaat is a genomic window containing:
- the LOC114366973 gene encoding auxin-induced protein 6B-like — its product is MGFRFPAIRRASFNANQAASKSVQVPKGYVAVYVGENMRRFVIPISYLNQPSFQDLLSQAEEEFGYDHPMGGLTIPCSEDVFQQTTSRLNEQ
- the LOC114368513 gene encoding auxin-induced protein X10A-like, with the protein product MAFRLPGIRKASLAAIQGNSKAVDVPKGYLAVYVGDKMKQFMIPVTYLNQPSFQDLLSQAEEEFGIWESQTASVSLQYTLRDSPLGLPKILKLLGKLQMMLIEYQDANGLGCLSQPLFQGLLSQAEEEFRYDHPMGGLTIPCGEAVFIDTISRLNSC